The Alkalibacter rhizosphaerae genomic sequence TTAGAGCTGAGTGTGGACCGAGAGAGCGACCTTATGAAGGAGTTATCCGAACTTTTCTTTTCTTGCCAAAGAGAAGATGGACGTTTCAAGCTTTCTCCAAATGGTGCAATATACCCATGTCATACGATCTATGCAACCAATGCATTATGTCACTTAGGTCAGGGAAGCGATGAAAGACTAAGAAAGACATATGAGCACCTGTTTCAGATCCAATATGGTGATGGAGGGTGGCGATGCAACAAGTTCAGCTATGGTCGGGGTCCTGAAACGGAGTTTTCGAATCCTGGGACGACGTTACACGCTTTAAATGCTTTTCGATTTACCAAGTACTTGAATCATTCCAAAGAGCTGGACAAGGCTGTTGAATTCTTATTGAAACATTGGGAGGTAAAGGTTCCCATTGGCCCATGCCACTATGGGATCGGTACTTTATTCATGCAAGTGGAATATCCATTCTCCAACTATAATCTTTTCCTCTATGTCTATGTGTTGTCTTTTTATGATAGTGCACGCAAAGATCCGCGTTTTTTGGAAGCATTGGATCTTTTGCAATCAAAGCTTGTGGATGGAATGATCGTAGTCGAAAGGGTGAACTCCAAATTATCAGGGTTTGATTTTTGTAGAAAAGGAGATAAAAGTGTTTTGGCCACAAGAAGATTTAGAGAAATTTTGGAAAACATGAAGAAATAATAGAAAACTGATTTTTAAATGTAGGATTTTTGATAAGAGCTGCAGAATTTTGCAGCTCTTATTTTTATGAAAATAATAAAATAATAATGTTTTAAAAAATATATATTGAATATTTTAGAAAAAGGATTATAATAAAATCGTAAATTGAAAATGAAGGACATATTACAACATAACACTTGTTTAATCAATGTTTAAACATTATAAAAGGAGATGTATTGCATGGAAAAGAAACCTATCAGTAAAGCTTTAAGTACCTTCTTTGGCGTTGGAGACATGGGTTTTGGGTTGATGACAGCAGTTGAAATGTATTTCTTTGTTTTCTTCCTCACCAATGTAGCAAAGTTTCCTCTTGCAACGGTCGCTTTGATTGGTTCCGTCACCAGTATTGGAGATGCTTTATTGTCACCATTCTATGGAGCCGTAATCGATGGGATCAAACCCATGAAGTGGGGAAAATATCGTTCCTGGCTTTTGATATGTCCTCCTCTGGTTGTGATATTGTACATGTTCCAGTTTACCAAAATTGGAGGAGATGGTTTAGGAGCCATCATTGTAACACTCGGATTCATCCTTAGCCATGTTGCATGGAATATTCCCTGGGTGGCCAATATCGCTTTGATTCCGATGCTCTCCTCTACACCTGCAGAACGTGGATTGCTTTCTTCTAGAAGAGCGACATGGGGTGCTGTTGCCGGCATTATCTTCTCTTATACCGGTGCCAATTTGGCAGCATTATATGGCAGAGTCACAGGTAATGAAGTTCTTGGTTATACCTTGTTAGCCGGAACTTTCGCTTTCATCATGATGTTAGGATATTGGGCCCACTTTAAAATGACGGACGGATATGAGGAAACCGGAGTACAAAGCTCAGCCAGTCAAAAGGCAAAACCCCGACTCAGTTTGCCCCAAATGTTGAAGATGGCGGCAACCAATCATTATTTGATCGTATTACTCTTTGGAGACCTGATGCGCTATATGGCCAGTTTCATCATGACAGCAGCAGCAGCTTATTACTTTACCTACGTCGCAAAGAATCCCGCATTGTTTGCCACTTATTTGTTATTGGCTTCCATAGCTCGACTGGTGGGATCATACGTAGCTGCTCCTTTGACAAGAAAGTTTTCCAATCGCGGGGTATCTATTGCAGCTTTAGTACTTTCTGGAGTTTTATTAGTCCTTGCGAAAGTTGTCGGATACAATGTACTGTTGTTCTTTATCGCCATAATGTCTGCCGGTATCTTTACAGGAATACTGGGGGCTTCCATGGTAGCCTTGTATTCTGATGTATCGGTGTACAGCGAATGGCAAACAGGACAGCCTGCCAGTGCATGGATCATGGGACTTATGACCTTGTCTTTGAAAATTGCTGTAATATCCAGAGGTACCGTTATTCCATTCGTATTGGCAACCGCAGGATTTGTTGCAACAGCAGATCCAGCTACAGCATCCAAGGCACTGACGGATGGTGTTATCAATGTATTCGTGCTGATCCCGGCTATCTTTATGTTGCTGTCAGCAGTTATCCTTGGGTTTGGATATCGATTGACCAGCGAAAAGTTGGATGGATTTGAAAGAGAAATAGCAGAACGTAAAAGTTCGGCAGTTTCTTGAGACTGTTTGTGATCAGGCTTGAAAGTTTAGCATAAATAATTTAGATTCAATCAAAAAGTCCGGGGGCTTTCTCTGGACTTTAATGTTATCCATATATTGAGATGAATACAATAGTATTGTCACTTATTAAAACATATTGTAAAAGATGACAAATATAAAAATTAAGATTGAATAATCTAAAATAAACAAGTATAATTGAATCGTAAATTGAAAAACAAGTGATGATTACAACATAACACTTGTTTAACTATTTAAATCCAATAAAGGAGATGTATGTATGGAAAAGAAACCTATCAGTAAAGCTTTACGTACTTTTTTTGGCGTAGGAGACATGGGCTTTAGTTTGATGGCAAGCGTAGAAATGTATTTCTTCGTTTTCTTCATGACCAATGTCGCCAAATTTCCACTTGCGACCGTCGCATTGATCGGTTCCGTCACCAGTATAGGAGATGCTTTACTCTCTCCATTCTATGGTGCCATAATCGATGGAACAAAACCCATGAAGTGGGGAAAATATCGTTCTTGGATGCTTATTTGCCCGCCGATCGTCGTCATTTTGTATATGTTTCAATTTACCAAAATCGGTGGCGATGGTTTGGGAGCCATTATCGTAACACTTGGTTTCATCTTAAGTCATATTGCTTGGAACATTCCCTGGGTCGCAAATATTGCCTTGATCCCTATGTTGTCTTCCACACCTGCAGACAGAGGACTGCTATCATCCAGACGTGCAACGTGGAGTGCTATGGCAGGAATCATATTCTCCTATACAGGAGCAAACCTTGCCGCACTGTACGGCAGAGTAACAGGGAACGAAGTACTGGGTTACACATTGCTGGCTGGAACCTTTGCATTCGTCATGATGATCGGCTATTGGGCACACTTTAAAATGACCGACGGTTATGAAGAAACGGGTGCTCAAGCAGCTGCCAGTCAACAAAACAAGCCTCGCTTGGGTCTGATCCAGATGCTGAAAATGGCTGCAACCAACCATTACCTGATCGTATTGTTGTTTGGAGACTTGATGCGCTATATGGCCAACTTCATAATGACAGCAGCCGCTGCGTATTATTTTACCTACGTCGCAAAGAATCCTGCCTTGTTCGCCACATACCTGTTGTTGGCTTCACTTGCCAGATTGGTAGGTTCTTACATTGCAGCTCCTGTGACAAAAAAATTCTCTTCAAGGCGGGCATCCATCGCTGCGTTGATACTTGGTGGCGGTTTCCTGGTCGTTGCTAAACTTGTCGGTTATAATGTGTTGTTGTTCTTTGTTGCTGTAATGGCTGCTGGAATTTTTTTGGGGATCCTGCAAGCATCCATGGTTGCACTATATTCTGACGTTTCTGTATATAGCGAATGGCAATCCGGTCAACCGGCTACGGCCTGGATCATGGGCTTGATGACTTTGTCCTTAAAAATTGCTGTTATATCCAGAGGTACCGTAATACCATTCGTTTTAGCTACCGCCGGCTTTGTTGCAACAGCCGATCCGGCAACAGCTTCTAAAGCATTGACGGATGGCGTTATCAATGTATTTGTGTTGATCCCGGCCATCTTTATGTTGCTTTCTGCAGCGATCCTCGGATTTGGTTATCGATTGACGAATGAAAAGTTGGAAGGTTTTGAAAAAGAGATCGCAGAACGTAAAAGTGCGGCTGCTTCTCAATAAGTTAAAACTGGTACAAAAGAGCACTGGAAGATTCCAGTGCTCTTTTTCTACCACAACACGATACTTTCCACCTGAATACTGTGGATCCGTGGATCGCCTTTTAATTCAAGCAACTTTTTGGTATCTGCAGTGAAATAAGATCCAAAATAGCGGATGCCGTTTCTTTCAATCTCTACAATGGCCTCGTCCACTTTTAAAGCATCCAATAAGCCGGCATGAAAAAGGGTTTCCAGGAGTTCATCCCGACCCTGAAGTATTCTTAAGTTGCCGATCATGGAATTTGCATGGGACGAGTTGTCGTATGATTCGAATTGAGCTGACAGTTTCCCACGATTTTCATTGATATCCTCTTGATTCTCTCCATATGGATAAACGGGTGTATGCCGGTAATAGGAGGGATTGGACAAAACGATTCGATCGGATACCAAAGTCAATGGTGTTACCTGGCTCTCACTCGTGTCATCAGGATACAAAGCAGCGACAAAGGAATCTTTCAATTCTTGTGGGGACAAGGCTTCCTTAAACAGGATCAATACATTTGCCGTCGTGCCGGAAGGTGCCTTTTCCAAAGGTTCAAAGCCCAGATCCGGATCCGAGGGATAACCGGCCAGGGAGCTGAAGTCTTCCTTTTCACGGTAGAAAAGTTGAACATCCGCAGCATTTGAGTCTTTTGGTTGGCCCAGTTGGTAATTTACGGTGATTTCTTTGGTATCCAGTACCGTATGACCGGCATATTTTTTTAACAAGACACCCATGCCCTGTTTTGCAAACAAGCCACTGGTACTCCAACTGCTGCTGGATTCATAATCCGGCTGGAACATTTGCACCATTTGCGTAAAAGCGGATCGCTCTACATAGGATTCCTCGTGATCCAAAGCAAACAAGCCTGTCACGATGCGGGAGGAGGCAAATACAATGGTCACAAATGCGATCCATATCGCCAATGCGGTAATTGCCGACGTCCAAATAATTTTGGCGTTGATTTTACGTTTCCATTTAACGGGAGCTTCGAAGTTTGTCGTGTTGTTGGCAGGGACTTCGTTCTTCAATTCCTCCCACATTTCTTCTTCTTCATCTTTTATATGATCCAAAATGGCAGAGATTCGAGCGATCTCTTCCTCCACACGGCGGGCTTCTTCCTCACCAAGTTTGCCTGCTTTATACAATGACAACTGTTCCTCAAAGTTATTGTTCATGTTTATTCCTCCTGGTTTTCAGTGTCTTTCTTGCTCTATAGATCAAATTGGTGACGGCAGATCCCGTTAACCCCAAAATTTTACCTGCTTCCTGATGAGACAATTCGTTAACGATGCATAATAGAACAGCTTGTCGTTGCTTTTCCGGCAAGTCGAGGACCAGTTGATAAATTTCCCGACGATGTTCTTTATCGGTGATCAGAGTTTCTGTGTCACCTTGAGAGATGTTGTCGAAATATTCCGGATCAGGATAGGTCAGGCGTCGATTTTTCTTAACATGATCGACATACAGGTTGTGTGCAACTGTCAGCAACCAAGCTTTGATGGTAACACCAGGGGTTTGAAGGACGCTTAAAGCTCGTACAAAAGTTTCCTGTGAAAGATCTTCGGCGGTTGGATGATGCCTGGTCAAACTGAACAGATAACGGTAGACGCATATGTGATATTTCTCATACAGTTGGACAAACACATCCTCTTCCAAACCATCCCCTCCATTTCACCTTCTACTTTTATATACGATCCACAATGGCAAAGATCGCACGAAATCATAAAACAATTATAACGCATTACAAGAGGCGATAGGAGAGAGCTTTACCATTGAAAGGGGATTTGATTATTTTTTGTTGGAATGGGTAGGTTAGTATTATACATCCGTGCTTAAAGGAGGGAGGTCATATCTATGAACGAAGGTTACGTCAAAGCTATTCGAGGAAGTGTGGTGGAAGCGGTATTTGAAAGCAAGCTGCCTTCTGTCAACAATAAAGTTTTGGCAGGAAAAGATCAGGAAATGGTATTTGAGGTCAGTTCCCATGTTGATGAAAAAACTGTCATGCTGATCGCGCTGACTTTTACCGCGGGTTTGGCTCGAAACGACCTTGTATGGGATACCGGCAAGCACCTCCAAATTCCGGTAGGCACTCGAATTTTAGGAAATATGTATGATGTTTTTGGCAATAATTTGGTTCACGAAGAAGTATGGGAAGAAGAAGATCTTCGATCCATCCATCAAAAGCCGGTTCCCTTTGCGGATAGAAGTACCAATGATGAGATGTTTGTTACAGGGATCAAAGCTATTGATGTCTTGGCACCCTTGCCTAGAGGAGAAAAAGCTGGTTTGTTTGGCGGAGCAGGGGTGGGCAAGTCGGTTTTGATAACGGAACTGATCAACAACACGGCAAAAAACAATCGAGGCTATAGTATCTTTTGTGGCATTGGGGAACGGTCCAGGGAAGCAGAGGAACTTTATCGGGACATTCGGGACTCAGGAGTACTGGAAAGCGCCGTTTTGATTTTTGCACAAATGAACGAACCGCCTGGTGCTCGGTTTCGTGTAGGTCATGCAGCCTTGACCATGGCAGAGCATTTTCGAGATGTGGAAAAGAAAGACGTGTTGCTGTTGATCGACAATATTTTTCGTTTCATTCAGGCGGGGTCGGAAGTCTCCGGTCTGCTTGGCAAGATGCCTTCTCGAGTGGGATATCAGCCGACCCTTTCCAGTGAATTATCGGAGTTGCAGGAGAGGATATCCAGTACGTCCACCGGTTCCATCACTTCCATTCAGGCTGTGTATGTACCAGCAGACGATTTTACCGATCCGTCGGCCACCCATACCTTTTCGCAGCTGTCCGCATCCATTTTGCTCTCAAGAAAAAGAGCAAGCGAGGGACTTTATCCGGCCATCGACCCACTCAATTCAAATTCCAAGTTGTTAAACAAGCGAATCGTGGGCGAAAGGCATTATCAGATCGCACAGGAAATAAAACGGAACCTGGCAGTGTATGACGAGTTGAAAGATGTCATCGCCATGCTGGGGATCGAAGAATTGTCAAAGGAAGACCGGGAAACCGTATTTAGAGCCCGGAAGTTGGAACGCTATCTTACCCAGCCGTTTTTC encodes the following:
- a CDS encoding RNA polymerase sigma factor, whose amino-acid sequence is MEEDVFVQLYEKYHICVYRYLFSLTRHHPTAEDLSQETFVRALSVLQTPGVTIKAWLLTVAHNLYVDHVKKNRRLTYPDPEYFDNISQGDTETLITDKEHRREIYQLVLDLPEKQRQAVLLCIVNELSHQEAGKILGLTGSAVTNLIYRARKTLKTRRNKHEQ
- a CDS encoding anti sigma factor C-terminal domain-containing protein, encoding MNNNFEEQLSLYKAGKLGEEEARRVEEEIARISAILDHIKDEEEEMWEELKNEVPANNTTNFEAPVKWKRKINAKIIWTSAITALAIWIAFVTIVFASSRIVTGLFALDHEESYVERSAFTQMVQMFQPDYESSSSWSTSGLFAKQGMGVLLKKYAGHTVLDTKEITVNYQLGQPKDSNAADVQLFYREKEDFSSLAGYPSDPDLGFEPLEKAPSGTTANVLILFKEALSPQELKDSFVAALYPDDTSESQVTPLTLVSDRIVLSNPSYYRHTPVYPYGENQEDINENRGKLSAQFESYDNSSHANSMIGNLRILQGRDELLETLFHAGLLDALKVDEAIVEIERNGIRYFGSYFTADTKKLLELKGDPRIHSIQVESIVLW
- the atpD gene encoding F0F1 ATP synthase subunit beta: MNEGYVKAIRGSVVEAVFESKLPSVNNKVLAGKDQEMVFEVSSHVDEKTVMLIALTFTAGLARNDLVWDTGKHLQIPVGTRILGNMYDVFGNNLVHEEVWEEEDLRSIHQKPVPFADRSTNDEMFVTGIKAIDVLAPLPRGEKAGLFGGAGVGKSVLITELINNTAKNNRGYSIFCGIGERSREAEELYRDIRDSGVLESAVLIFAQMNEPPGARFRVGHAALTMAEHFRDVEKKDVLLLIDNIFRFIQAGSEVSGLLGKMPSRVGYQPTLSSELSELQERISSTSTGSITSIQAVYVPADDFTDPSATHTFSQLSASILLSRKRASEGLYPAIDPLNSNSKLLNKRIVGERHYQIAQEIKRNLAVYDELKDVIAMLGIEELSKEDRETVFRARKLERYLTQPFFTTEHFTGMAGKFVSLKDSLDGFERILQDEYRHVKESQLYMIGKVEEADGA
- a CDS encoding MFS transporter; translated protein: MEKKPISKALRTFFGVGDMGFSLMASVEMYFFVFFMTNVAKFPLATVALIGSVTSIGDALLSPFYGAIIDGTKPMKWGKYRSWMLICPPIVVILYMFQFTKIGGDGLGAIIVTLGFILSHIAWNIPWVANIALIPMLSSTPADRGLLSSRRATWSAMAGIIFSYTGANLAALYGRVTGNEVLGYTLLAGTFAFVMMIGYWAHFKMTDGYEETGAQAAASQQNKPRLGLIQMLKMAATNHYLIVLLFGDLMRYMANFIMTAAAAYYFTYVAKNPALFATYLLLASLARLVGSYIAAPVTKKFSSRRASIAALILGGGFLVVAKLVGYNVLLFFVAVMAAGIFLGILQASMVALYSDVSVYSEWQSGQPATAWIMGLMTLSLKIAVISRGTVIPFVLATAGFVATADPATASKALTDGVINVFVLIPAIFMLLSAAILGFGYRLTNEKLEGFEKEIAERKSAAASQ
- a CDS encoding prenyltransferase codes for the protein MYNGLLQQQDIEKIMEKRFDLGWDYWTTPDKRLTKGGVFSAIGSTLMLLELSVDRESDLMKELSELFFSCQREDGRFKLSPNGAIYPCHTIYATNALCHLGQGSDERLRKTYEHLFQIQYGDGGWRCNKFSYGRGPETEFSNPGTTLHALNAFRFTKYLNHSKELDKAVEFLLKHWEVKVPIGPCHYGIGTLFMQVEYPFSNYNLFLYVYVLSFYDSARKDPRFLEALDLLQSKLVDGMIVVERVNSKLSGFDFCRKGDKSVLATRRFREILENMKK
- a CDS encoding MFS transporter, with the translated sequence MEKKPISKALSTFFGVGDMGFGLMTAVEMYFFVFFLTNVAKFPLATVALIGSVTSIGDALLSPFYGAVIDGIKPMKWGKYRSWLLICPPLVVILYMFQFTKIGGDGLGAIIVTLGFILSHVAWNIPWVANIALIPMLSSTPAERGLLSSRRATWGAVAGIIFSYTGANLAALYGRVTGNEVLGYTLLAGTFAFIMMLGYWAHFKMTDGYEETGVQSSASQKAKPRLSLPQMLKMAATNHYLIVLLFGDLMRYMASFIMTAAAAYYFTYVAKNPALFATYLLLASIARLVGSYVAAPLTRKFSNRGVSIAALVLSGVLLVLAKVVGYNVLLFFIAIMSAGIFTGILGASMVALYSDVSVYSEWQTGQPASAWIMGLMTLSLKIAVISRGTVIPFVLATAGFVATADPATASKALTDGVINVFVLIPAIFMLLSAVILGFGYRLTSEKLDGFEREIAERKSSAVS